The Dyadobacter sandarakinus DNA window GTCTCCGGCAGCCCCTTGTCGGGTACGTGGATACGCAGGCTTCCTTTGACAGGATTCGGGAAAGCAACAAACTGAACTTTCGGTCCTTTTTCAACAAAGCCCACAGCCACAATCTTACTGTAAGCATAGGATCCATCCTCATCATTCATTTTAAGCCGGAAGTACTTTTTCAACGGACCATTTGAATATAGGAACTCGTATGCGCCATGCGTGCTGCCAGCCTGCACTGAGCCCACCGTCTGGAAAGATTTTCCATCCCCACTCCCCTGCACTTCAAAATTTGAAGCCTGAAACTCGTCCACGGTATTCCAGGTCAGCAGCGTACCTGCGTCCGTGGGCTCGGCCTGGAAGGAAACCAGCGTCACGGGCAAACTGGCTGACATGACAAACTGATTCACCATCAGATCCTGGTGGTAGACCTTAAATTTCACCTGATCGATATTTACAAAGTCTGCATTAAACACAAGATTCACATCCTGCTCCGCCGGAAGATTGTTGTAGTAGACGATACCGACCTGAGCACCATTCCGGAAACCTTGCACTTCCAGATTGGTCAGCTCGTAAGGGGAAGTCGGGTAAGGCCGGTAAGCGATGGGTCGGAAATTGATTGAAACAGGACTGAATGTCGATCTGTCGACTTTTTCCAGAGTAAGTATCTTGGTGATATCAGAAGCATTACTAGCACCGCAGCCTGTTAGAACCAGGCTACCTTCCGAGTTGTAAAACCAGGCATAATCGCAAGCATCCTTGCCATACTCTTCGGCCGTGATACGAAGTTCGTTCTGGTTTTCTGTGTATACCTCGGATACAATGGCTCCACCATTCTCATTTGCTGCAAACTTGGTATTGAATTCAAATGTCTGGGCACTTACCGCCACCATTGTAATTAGCGTAATGCAGATCGTCGTAAAAATTCTTTTCATGAGTGCTGTCATTGTTGTTCAGGACAAATAAACAAGATTTTTACAGAAACAATACAAGTAATTCTATCTAGTAGCAAATTCATCAAAAAAGCCTGTATTTCATGGAATTAATGAAAATTTATGGCCCATTAAAGCTCCATTAATCGAATATTAACGAATTCTTAACCCTCTGCGGATTTCTTTGATCCCACGGTCGGCCGACCAAAACCTGATCAATCCAATCTGTATGAGAAGAAAACATTTACTAAACCTGCGGACGGGGACGAGCCTGCTGCTCCTCTGGCTGCTGACCCTCACCGTCGCCTTCGCCCAGACCAATGAAGTGTCCGTCTCCGGCGAAATCCGCGACGAAAAAAATGAGATTGTACCCGGCGCAAGTGTGGTGCTGC harbors:
- a CDS encoding T9SS type A sorting domain-containing protein, whose protein sequence is MKRIFTTICITLITMVAVSAQTFEFNTKFAANENGGAIVSEVYTENQNELRITAEEYGKDACDYAWFYNSEGSLVLTGCGASNASDITKILTLEKVDRSTFSPVSINFRPIAYRPYPTSPYELTNLEVQGFRNGAQVGIVYYNNLPAEQDVNLVFNADFVNIDQVKFKVYHQDLMVNQFVMSASLPVTLVSFQAEPTDAGTLLTWNTVDEFQASNFEVQGSGDGKSFQTVGSVQAGSTHGAYEFLYSNGPLKKYFRLKMNDEDGSYAYSKIVAVGFVEKGPKVQFVAFPNPVKGSLRIHVPDKGLPETSVAILDIHGKSILVQNRLVLRAGEGTIECPSHLAPGSYIIKVGNYQAQRISIQ